A single Saccharolobus shibatae B12 DNA region contains:
- a CDS encoding L-threonylcarbamoyladenylate synthase, with protein MTEVLKVDPLYPELDKIKKAASVIKAGGTVVFPTETVYGLGANALDAEAVKKIFIAKNRPMDNPLIVHISNIDQLYEVAKDIPEKIINIAKIVWPGPLTFVLKKTDKVPKETTGGLDTVAVRMPAHPVALALINESGVAIAAPSANLATKPSPTKAEHVIDDLFGKVDVVLDSGETFFGVESTVINVTVDPPVLLRPGPFSVEELERIFGKIVIPEQAKGTGEFSVALAPGMKYKHYAPTKKLLVVENRGILRDVIKELREKGYRVVFLCAHEVCKQFQEEKIEIIELGSENNLYEISRNLFDSFRKLDKSNADIGIIHSVSERGIGLAIMNRTRKASGFSSIYSIKDVWKYVGNKTQ; from the coding sequence ATGACTGAAGTACTTAAGGTGGATCCATTATATCCGGAATTGGATAAAATAAAAAAGGCTGCCAGTGTAATAAAAGCAGGTGGCACTGTAGTCTTTCCTACAGAAACTGTTTATGGATTAGGCGCAAATGCATTAGATGCAGAAGCAGTGAAAAAGATATTTATCGCAAAAAATAGGCCTATGGATAATCCTCTCATAGTCCATATATCAAATATAGATCAGCTTTATGAGGTAGCTAAAGATATACCAGAAAAAATAATTAATATAGCTAAGATAGTGTGGCCGGGACCATTAACATTTGTCTTAAAGAAAACTGATAAAGTTCCTAAAGAGACTACTGGTGGATTAGATACAGTAGCGGTAAGAATGCCAGCTCATCCAGTTGCTTTAGCTTTGATAAATGAAAGTGGCGTAGCAATAGCAGCACCAAGTGCTAATTTAGCGACAAAACCTAGCCCTACTAAGGCAGAGCATGTGATTGATGATTTATTTGGAAAAGTAGATGTAGTATTAGATTCCGGAGAAACGTTTTTTGGCGTCGAATCAACGGTTATAAACGTTACTGTAGACCCTCCAGTACTTTTAAGGCCTGGCCCATTTAGTGTCGAAGAGCTGGAAAGGATATTTGGAAAGATCGTTATTCCAGAGCAAGCTAAAGGTACAGGTGAATTTAGCGTTGCCTTAGCTCCAGGGATGAAATATAAGCATTATGCGCCTACAAAAAAGTTATTAGTAGTTGAGAACAGAGGTATATTACGCGATGTTATCAAAGAATTACGAGAAAAGGGTTATAGGGTAGTTTTTTTATGTGCACATGAGGTCTGTAAGCAATTTCAAGAAGAAAAGATTGAAATAATAGAGCTTGGAAGCGAAAATAACCTCTATGAGATCTCTAGAAACTTGTTTGACAGCTTTAGAAAGTTGGATAAGTCCAATGCAGATATTGGAATTATTCATAGTGTTAGTGAGAGAGGAATAGGACTGGCGATAATGAATAGAACAAGAAAGGCATCTGGCTTCTCTTCAATTTATAGTATAAAGGATGTGTGGAAATATGTTGGTAATAAGACTCAATAA
- a CDS encoding biotin--[acetyl-CoA-carboxylase] ligase: MLVIRLNKVTSTQDFAEVISNMLYEDFLIIAEEQTKARGRLGRSWYSPKGGLWFTYVKKNFRTEMIQLSGLKVAVAVLDVLRKFVDAKIRWPNDIVVHDKKITGILIEAKTYEDNINLSDLFIGVGIDVAVKEFPSDVNATSLYLELRKEVELSIDEVITKIDEYLNVDNKKAVDIVNQFLSIKDRDVILKGENWEKKCKALFVDYMGRLITECGIYEVDDVHRVETL; encoded by the coding sequence ATGTTGGTAATAAGACTCAATAAGGTTACATCTACACAAGATTTCGCAGAGGTTATTAGTAATATGTTATATGAAGATTTTTTGATAATTGCAGAGGAGCAAACTAAAGCAAGAGGAAGATTAGGGAGAAGTTGGTATTCTCCTAAAGGTGGGCTATGGTTTACTTATGTTAAAAAGAACTTTAGAACGGAAATGATTCAGTTATCTGGTTTGAAAGTTGCCGTTGCAGTTCTAGATGTTTTAAGAAAGTTTGTTGACGCAAAGATAAGATGGCCAAATGATATAGTGGTTCATGATAAGAAAATTACAGGCATCTTAATTGAGGCCAAGACTTATGAAGATAACATTAACTTGTCTGATCTCTTCATAGGTGTTGGTATAGATGTAGCAGTAAAGGAATTTCCAAGCGATGTAAATGCTACTTCTTTGTATTTAGAACTAAGAAAGGAAGTAGAACTAAGTATAGATGAGGTGATAACAAAAATAGATGAGTATCTAAACGTTGATAATAAAAAGGCGGTAGATATTGTGAATCAGTTTCTTTCGATCAAGGATAGAGACGTAATACTCAAAGGTGAAAATTGGGAAAAGAAGTGTAAAGCGTTATTTGTAGATTATATGGGGAGACTTATAACGGAATGTGGAATATATGAAGTTGATGATGTGCACAGAGTAGAAACTTTATGA